CGACACGCTATCGAGCATCTGCGTCTCTCACCCACGGTGCTGCAGCATCTTATCGCCTATCACTGGCCAGGGAATGTCCGTCAGCTTGAAAATGTGATGGAGCGTCTGGTGGTGCTCTCGACCTCTGAAGTCATCTCCACAGAAGACCTTCCGCCAGAGCTTACTGCTCCACCGCGTCCTGCTCCCTTTTGGCTCGACCTTCCAGAGCAGGGCATCAGTCTTGAAGCTCTCGAGCGAGACCTCATCCGCCGCGCGTTGGAGAAGTTCAACGGCAACCAGACCCAGGCTGCCCGCTATCTCGATATCAGCCGCCGCACACTCATCTACCGCATGGAAAAGCACGGCCTCGCCCCGGAATCGGCTGCTAAAGAGGATCTCTAGCTCGTATGTCCTGAGTCCTGAGTTTTCGGGGCATAACGACAAATTTGGGAATCCATACTCTGGGTGCCCCATCCACTGCAATCGGGGTCCCCAACGGACTTGTTCGTTGGGGTGATAACGCAATGGGGGGGGATATTTGCGAAACTCTTGCCCGGGCGGTTAAACACAAAACAGCCCTATAGGCTGTTTTGTGTTTGACCGCATTCGTCTAAGCCGCTTTTCGCCGATCACGCGCGCTACGGACATAATCATGGGCTGTCTGGATATGCGCATACTGCTCGCTCAGCATCTTATGCACCGGCAGCGGTAGCGCCTCCTGAACAGCTTTGGAATAGACCTTCTTGGTGCTGTCTTCGCCCTGCTCGGCTGTCGACAACAGGGTGTAGTCTCCACCGCCAAGCTTGGCCTTCAGGTCGCCCCAGGAGCGGCGCATCGTACCTGTCATCGTTCCGCTTTCTTTCACGTCGTGAAAGCCGGCATGATGCAATTCGTTTTCCAGGTCAGCCCTGAAGCGTGCCCGCTTCAGGCTTTCCGCCAGAAAGTAACGCCGCAGCATGTCATCCTTCAAGTGTTCGCCGATCGTCTGGAAACCTTCTTGTCCGTCGATCAGGATTTGAATCACTTCCCGTAATGTGCTGTTGATTCGGTTCTGCTTTTCAGCATCGCTCATTGCCATGGGTATCCTCCATCAGTTTCGAGATGTTGATGTGGCCAGTGCAGGGTCCGCCGGCTGCGTTGCGATTCTCCTCCGCCGGCGACAAGCAGGAGAAATCGCGAAAATCCTACTCCCCTGCCAGCCACTTCTGCATCTCCGCCGGCAAATAATTCACCGGCGCCATGTATCACCGTGGGATGCCTCTGATCCAGAGAGGTTTGCCCCCAAAAAGCAGATACGGAACGGCTCGCCGTTCCGTATCTATCTGTAAGAAAAAGCTGCTACAGTCCGAGTTCAAGAATTAACGCATCGCCGGATCCGTCTCACGCAACCAGTCCGGACTCTTGAGAATCTCCCGTGGTTTGGATCCTTCTGCCGGGCCTACCAGACCGTCCCGCTCCATCATGTCGATCAAATGCGCCGCGCGGCCGTATCCAATACGCAGACGGCGCTGCAGCAGGCTTGTCGATGCCTTGCCGAACTCGAAGACCAGCTTTACGGCATCGTCGAAGAGTTCATCGTTCGTATCGTCACCGTCCATCGCATCCAGGTCACGGCCTTTGTCGTCCTTCGGACCCTCCAGGAAGCCCTGGACATACTCGGCTTCGCCCTGCTGCTTCCAGAAGTCGGTAACGGCGGCGATCTCCTTTTCTGTAACAAACGGAGCGTGCACACGCTGCAGACGCGAGGTTCCTGGCGGCAGGAAGAGCATGTCGCCGCGCCCCAGCAGGCTCTCAGCGCCGTTGGAATCGATGATGGTGCGCGAGTCCACCTTGGTCGCCAGGCGGAAGCTCATACGCGTAGGCACATTCGCCTTGATCAGGCCGGTGATTACATCGACCGAAGGACGTTGCGTCGCCAGCACCAGGTGAATTCCAACAGCGCGCGCCATCTGCGCCAGGCGGGTAATCGCCTCTTCGACGTTTGCTTTATCCAGCATCATCAGATCAGCGAGCTCGTCGATGATGATCATGATGTACGGCAGCGGCTGCTGCTCTTCATCGTCCTCAAACATCGAAGGCGTGCCGTTTTCAAAGAGCTTGTTGTACTGATCGATGTTGCGAACGTGCTTGGAAGCAAGCAGTTTCAGGCGCCGTTCCATCTCTCGTACCGCATTGCGAAGCGCATTCGCCGCCAGCTTCGGCTCCGTGATGATCGGTGTGAAGAGATGCGGAATGCCCTCGTACATACCCAGTTCCACACGCTTCGGATCGACCAGGATCATGCGCACCTGTTCCGGTGTCGCCTTGAAAAGCACGCTCATAATCATGGCGTTGATCGCCACTGACTTACCCGAACCGGTGGATCCGGCAATCAGGACGTGGGGCATGGCGGCCAGGTCGGCCGTGACAATGCGGCCATTGATGTCTTTGCCCATCGCCATCGCCAGGCGGGACTTCGTGTTGGCGAAGTGTTCGCTCTCGACAACGTCACGCAGCCAGATTGTTTCGCGCTCGCTATTCGGCACCTGGATGCCGACGGTGCTCTTGCCGGCCATACGTTCGATCAGAATGCTCTCGGCCGCCATCGCCAGGCAGAGGTCATCAGCAAGGCCCGTAACGCGCGAATACTTTACGCCGGCCTCCGGACGGAACTCGAAGGTCGTAACTACTGGTCCGGGGTTGATCTGCGTGACCTGACCGTGAACGTCAAATTCAGCACACTTCTCGACCAGCGTGCGGGCCTCTTCGCGAAGAGCCTCTTCCCGCACAATAGTCGGCTCCTCACTGCGGTGCAGCAGGCTCGACGGGGGCAGCTTGTAGCCATGAACGCTCTTAGCGGTCAGGGTAACGGTCTTCAACTTCTCGTCAGCGCGCTTGCCAAATGAGATCTCTTTTTCCTCGGTCTCCGGCTGCTGAGCTGCCGGGGCAACCGGGGCAGGGAAACTGACGACCTTACGCGGCGTCTCCGGCTCGGCTTGTGCCGGATGGTGAGCCCACTCGGGAGTAGGCTCCTCGATGGTCGCCTGGTGAAGGCGTTCCTCGGCAGCGGCGGCATACGCCGCGGGCAACGCGGGCTCTCCGCTCTCGGCTGGGGCATCGACCATAGTGCGCGGCACTTTCGCCCAAACAGAGGGTGCCGGTGACCCTTCCGCCTCCACCGGATCGGCGTTGTCGCGCTCACCCAGAGGCTGCGGCTGTGCCTTCTTCCTCCCCCACCAGCCGAACAGGCTGCTGAGCAGGGAGGTGCTTTCGGTCGCAGTGGCCTTCTGCGCCTTGCGGTCGGCCTTTTCCTGGCTGCGGCGGTCGCGCTGCATGGCGCGTTCGCGCTTGCTCTCGTACTCCGCAATCGCCCGGTCTGCCCGGGAGGCACGGTTGCCCCTCCAGTTGCGCCAACGATCCTGCATCGCCTGCAGGAAGGCGAAGCGGGCCGTCGCCCATTCACGAGCGGTGTTGAAGGTGAAGGTCGTGGAGAGATAGGTGGCCATCACCACCATCAGGCCGACGACAATGCAGGCGCCAGGGAAGTTCAAGAGGGCAATGACGGCATCAGCCATCAGGCGGCCTTCCACGCCTTCAATGGGCAATGTGCTGCGCCAGAGCATATGTCCCGGCAGCAGAGCGAACATGGCCGGACCGAAGAAAATCCAGATTGCCAGGCCTGCGAGCTTGGCAACAGGAGAACCCGCCGGTCGCGAACGCATCCAGCAGTAGCCCAGCCGCATGAGTGAGAGTGGCACGGCGAACGCGGCGATCCCAAGAAGCTGCAATGTGGCGTCGCTGATAAAGGCGCCGACAATGCCTGTCCAGTTGTGTGCCGGACGCCCTGTGGCGTAGCCCCCGACGGTGTTCCATGAGGGATCGGTCGGCGTATAACTGACCAGCGCCAGCGCCAGCAGCCCACCCGCTACCAGAACGGCCAGGCCAATCAGCTCGTTCAGGCGGCGATTACGCGTTGGCGTTGTAACAAAACGGAGTGGCTTCATCGACACCTCGGAACAAAAGCGGACCGCTTCCGCGCGCTTTGCGCGCGGAAGTACCTTTCATTGTCCTCGCTTAGGGCTGGATTCCGGGCCGGAAATCACCATCCGGGGAACCTATCTGGCTACCCTTGGAACACCATTCTGGAATCTCTAAATCTCCAGAATTACCGGCATGATCAGCGGCCGCCGGCTCGTATTCTTCTGGATGTAGCGCTTCAGGTCCGTCCGGATCTTCTCCTTGATCACGCCATAGTCGCCTTTCTCTTCGTTAGAGGAGGCATCCAGGGTGCGCGCGATCACCTGCCGCGCCTCGGTCAGGATCGAAGGATCAGGTACTGCAAAGCCGCGCGCAATGATCTCCGGCGCTCCTTCCACCAGGCCGGTGAGCTTATTGATGGCAAGGATCGGCAGCAGCAGCCCTGCCTCCGAAAGGTGCCGGCGGTCACGGATTACCAGATCGTCCACTACGTCTGCCGTCGATCCATCATCGATCAGGATTCTGCCCGCCCGCACTTTGTCCCTGCGGGTGGCTGAGTCGCGCGTCAGTTCCAGCACGTCTCCGTCTTCCAGCAAGAAGGTCTGCTTCGGAATCCCGGTAGAAGCGGCAAGCTCCGCGTGGCGCTTCAGATGCCGATAGTCGCCGTGCACCGGGATGAAGTACTTCGGCTTCACCAGGTTGATCATCAGGCGAAGCTCTTCCTGGCTGGCATGCCCGCTCACATGGATGATTCCCTGGGTGCCATCGTCGAAGATCACGTTTGCATCCCGGCGGACCAGGTGATCGATCATGCGGAAGATGCCTTTTTCGTTGCCGGGAATGATGCGGCTCGAAAGCAGAACGGTGTCGCCGGGTTCAATCCGCGCGTGCTTGTGGTTATCCACCGCGGCACGGGAAAGGGCCGACATCGGCTCGCCCTGGGTGCCGGAGATCAGGACACAGACCTTCTCCGGTGGGTAGTCCTTGATCTGCCCGCCATTGATTAAAATGCCTGGCGGTATATCGATATATCCAAGGTCCGTGGCAATCTCGGTCGAGTTGTCCAGCGACCGCCCGATGACGGCGACCTTGCGGTCATGTTTGTCTGCTAGCTCGAAGGCAAGCTTCAGCCGGTGGATCGAGGAGGAGAAGCAGGAGAAGAAGAGTCTCTTCTTCGTTCGTCCGAAGATTTCGTCCAGCCGCGGCCGAACTGCCAGTTCGCTCGGCGTGTGTCCTGGCCGGTCGACATTAGTCGAATCCTGCAGGAGGGCAAGAACGCCACCGTTCCGTCCCAGCTCGGCAAACGCCTGCAGGTCGAAGGGATGGCCGTCCGGAGAAGCCAGGTCGACCTTGAAATCTCCTGTATGCAGGATTGTCCCTACCGGGGTATGGATCGCCAGGGAGACGCAGTCCACGAGGGAGTGCGTGACCCGGATCGGCTGAATCCTGAACGGTCCGATCTGAAACTGCTCGCCGGGAATCATCTCCAGCATCTCGGTGTCGTCCAGCAGCTTGTGCTCTTCCAACTTGCCTTCGACATAGGCGAGGGTGAACTCGGTGCCGTAGACGGGAACATCCCGCAGTTCGGTCAAAATCCAGGGCAGGCCGCCAATGTGGTCTTCGTGACCGTGTGTCAGCAGAATGGCCTTGACCTGCTCGCGGTTCTCGACCAGGTACCCGATATCGGGCACGACAATGTCGACACCTAAGAGTTCCTCGTCCGGAAACATGAGTCCGGCATCGATAACGAGAATATGGTCGCCATAGCGAATGGCACAGCAGTTCATGCCAAATTCGCCAAGGCCGCCGAGCGGGATGATTTGCAGCTTGTCGAGACTCATCAAATCTTCATGCTAGAGCATTTTTCCTGTTGCCGGGTATCCCGGAAGAAGAGTGCTGCGGCGTTTTCATTGCGGAAACGCCCATAAATGCGGAAACCCTACACTACGCCTACAGAAAAAATGCTCTAACGCAGCAAGTCTTCGAGTGCCGTCGAGAGGTCGGTCTTCTCGTCGCGGTACTTCACAATAATCGGGGTGTAGACGGAAAGCCCCCACTCCGTTCCTTTTCCTTTGGTGACAGCACGCGCGCCAGGAACCACAACCGCGCCTGACGGGATAATAAGCGGCTGGTCCGCCGTCGCCTTCAGAACGGTTCCGTTCACCGTGTCATAGACCGGAGTTCCGCGCGTCAATACGGTACCTGCAGCCAGTACGGCCTTTGAACGAACAATCGTCCCTTCATAAACACCCGTATTGCCACCTACCAGAACGTCATCTTCGATGATCACGGGCGAGGCATTCACGGGTTCAAGCACACCGCCGATCTGGCATGCCGCGGAGAGGTGGACACGCTTGCCGATCTGCGCGCAAGAGCCTACCAGAGCGTGCGAATCCACCATGGTGCCTTCATCCACATACGCGCCAACGTTTACATAGGCAGGAGGCATCATCACCACACCCTTGGCGAGATAAGCTCCGCTGCGTACCGACGACCCGCCGGGTACAACCCGGACGCCCTGTTCGGGGGTAAAGGTGCGTGCCGGATAGGTGGCCTTATCGATAAAACTCAGGCGGCCGCAGGACTGATCTTCGAGCTGGCCGATACGGAAACCCAACAGGATGCCGCGTTTGACCCATGCATTGACCGTCCAACCGATGGACGAGGCGGCATCGGGGGAGGCTGAGCGCAGCGTACCGGCTTCGAGCTGACCGCGGAGCTCCAGAAAAGCCTTTTCAGCATCGGGATTACCGATCGCTGCGGCTCCGGAGGCGAAGTGATGTTCAATGGTCTGCTCGAGGGTAGTGCTCAAAAAGCTATCTCCTTGAAAGGCGGTATGTCTCCAGTGTAGGTGATGGTTGTCCCACAGGCGAATTCCACCCATCGTTAAATATCTGCAGCGTAAAATGCGTCCGTGCGAGCCTTCCTGGTTCTTTCCTCTTCTCTACTTTTCATCGCATTGTCTTCACCCGCGCAGGTCGTGACTCTGCCGCTGTGGCCCAACGGAACACCCGAACCGTGGTCTCCGGGCGCCGAAGTGGAGACCATGAAGCCAACGGACAAGCTGGTTGGCGGCCATTCAGTCTCGAAATTAAGCAGTATCGAACAGCCGACGCTGGCTCTCTACCAGCCGCCGAAAGAAAAGCGTACAGGTGCAGCAGTAGTTGTTTTCCCCGGAGGCGGCTACCGCATCCTTGCTCAGGATCTTGAAGGAACAGAGGTCTGCCAGTGGCTCAATGCAGAAGGCATCGCATGTGTTCTGGTGAAGTATCGCGTGCCTGTGAAAGAGCATTATCCGGCCAGTACGATCGACCTGGAGGATGCTCAGAAGGCGGTTCGCCTTACAAGGATGCATGCGGCTGAGTGGGGCATCAATCCCTCGCAGGTAGGTGTCCTGGGCTTTTCGGCGGGTGGCCATCTTGCCGCAGTTTTGAGTAATCATGCCGATTTCAAGCGCGCCGCCGCCGAACCTGCCGACGAGGCGTCTGTGAGCGCCAGGCCCGACTTTACAGTTCTGATCTATCCGGCGTACCTGACCGATGCAAGTCTGAAACAGATCGACGAAGGTGTTAAGCCGACTTCGGAGACACCGCCCACCTTTCTGCTGCAGGCAGAAGACGACCCAGTGCACGAAGAGAATGTGCTTGTCTACTTCCAGGCCCTGAAGGAGGCCAAGATCAAAGCCGAGCTACACGTCTATGCTGAAGGCGGGCATGGCTACGGATTGCGCACAAACGGGCTACCGATTGTGAAGTGGCCTTCGCTGGTCACGACATGGCTTCACACAATCGGGGTACTGCATTAGGACGTGCCATCAAACTCAGGCCGGGATAGGTAACCCCGGGTTGTGTCCACGCAGGCTTAATGATGGCGTCAGCAGCGTATGTATGAGATCCAGCAGATAAGGCAGGCTGACAGGTTTCTGTACGAAACGCCAGGATCGGGAAAGAATCTCCGCGGCCCG
This genomic window from Terriglobus albidus contains:
- a CDS encoding PA2169 family four-helix-bundle protein — its product is MSDAEKQNRINSTLREVIQILIDGQEGFQTIGEHLKDDMLRRYFLAESLKRARFRADLENELHHAGFHDVKESGTMTGTMRRSWGDLKAKLGGGDYTLLSTAEQGEDSTKKVYSKAVQEALPLPVHKMLSEQYAHIQTAHDYVRSARDRRKAA
- a CDS encoding 2,3,4,5-tetrahydropyridine-2,6-dicarboxylate N-succinyltransferase is translated as MSTTLEQTIEHHFASGAAAIGNPDAEKAFLELRGQLEAGTLRSASPDAASSIGWTVNAWVKRGILLGFRIGQLEDQSCGRLSFIDKATYPARTFTPEQGVRVVPGGSSVRSGAYLAKGVVMMPPAYVNVGAYVDEGTMVDSHALVGSCAQIGKRVHLSAACQIGGVLEPVNASPVIIEDDVLVGGNTGVYEGTIVRSKAVLAAGTVLTRGTPVYDTVNGTVLKATADQPLIIPSGAVVVPGARAVTKGKGTEWGLSVYTPIIVKYRDEKTDLSTALEDLLR
- a CDS encoding alpha/beta hydrolase, translating into MRAFLVLSSSLLFIALSSPAQVVTLPLWPNGTPEPWSPGAEVETMKPTDKLVGGHSVSKLSSIEQPTLALYQPPKEKRTGAAVVVFPGGGYRILAQDLEGTEVCQWLNAEGIACVLVKYRVPVKEHYPASTIDLEDAQKAVRLTRMHAAEWGINPSQVGVLGFSAGGHLAAVLSNHADFKRAAAEPADEASVSARPDFTVLIYPAYLTDASLKQIDEGVKPTSETPPTFLLQAEDDPVHEENVLVYFQALKEAKIKAELHVYAEGGHGYGLRTNGLPIVKWPSLVTTWLHTIGVLH
- a CDS encoding DNA translocase FtsK, with protein sequence MKPLRFVTTPTRNRRLNELIGLAVLVAGGLLALALVSYTPTDPSWNTVGGYATGRPAHNWTGIVGAFISDATLQLLGIAAFAVPLSLMRLGYCWMRSRPAGSPVAKLAGLAIWIFFGPAMFALLPGHMLWRSTLPIEGVEGRLMADAVIALLNFPGACIVVGLMVVMATYLSTTFTFNTAREWATARFAFLQAMQDRWRNWRGNRASRADRAIAEYESKRERAMQRDRRSQEKADRKAQKATATESTSLLSSLFGWWGRKKAQPQPLGERDNADPVEAEGSPAPSVWAKVPRTMVDAPAESGEPALPAAYAAAAEERLHQATIEEPTPEWAHHPAQAEPETPRKVVSFPAPVAPAAQQPETEEKEISFGKRADEKLKTVTLTAKSVHGYKLPPSSLLHRSEEPTIVREEALREEARTLVEKCAEFDVHGQVTQINPGPVVTTFEFRPEAGVKYSRVTGLADDLCLAMAAESILIERMAGKSTVGIQVPNSERETIWLRDVVESEHFANTKSRLAMAMGKDINGRIVTADLAAMPHVLIAGSTGSGKSVAINAMIMSVLFKATPEQVRMILVDPKRVELGMYEGIPHLFTPIITEPKLAANALRNAVREMERRLKLLASKHVRNIDQYNKLFENGTPSMFEDDEEQQPLPYIMIIIDELADLMMLDKANVEEAITRLAQMARAVGIHLVLATQRPSVDVITGLIKANVPTRMSFRLATKVDSRTIIDSNGAESLLGRGDMLFLPPGTSRLQRVHAPFVTEKEIAAVTDFWKQQGEAEYVQGFLEGPKDDKGRDLDAMDGDDTNDELFDDAVKLVFEFGKASTSLLQRRLRIGYGRAAHLIDMMERDGLVGPAEGSKPREILKSPDWLRETDPAMR
- a CDS encoding ribonuclease J translates to MSLDKLQIIPLGGLGEFGMNCCAIRYGDHILVIDAGLMFPDEELLGVDIVVPDIGYLVENREQVKAILLTHGHEDHIGGLPWILTELRDVPVYGTEFTLAYVEGKLEEHKLLDDTEMLEMIPGEQFQIGPFRIQPIRVTHSLVDCVSLAIHTPVGTILHTGDFKVDLASPDGHPFDLQAFAELGRNGGVLALLQDSTNVDRPGHTPSELAVRPRLDEIFGRTKKRLFFSCFSSSIHRLKLAFELADKHDRKVAVIGRSLDNSTEIATDLGYIDIPPGILINGGQIKDYPPEKVCVLISGTQGEPMSALSRAAVDNHKHARIEPGDTVLLSSRIIPGNEKGIFRMIDHLVRRDANVIFDDGTQGIIHVSGHASQEELRLMINLVKPKYFIPVHGDYRHLKRHAELAASTGIPKQTFLLEDGDVLELTRDSATRRDKVRAGRILIDDGSTADVVDDLVIRDRRHLSEAGLLLPILAINKLTGLVEGAPEIIARGFAVPDPSILTEARQVIARTLDASSNEEKGDYGVIKEKIRTDLKRYIQKNTSRRPLIMPVILEI